In a genomic window of Sardina pilchardus chromosome 20, fSarPil1.1, whole genome shotgun sequence:
- the LOC134067924 gene encoding uncharacterized protein LOC134067924 has protein sequence IRKIRPYLTQDSTQLLVQAMVISKLDYCNSLLAGLPACVLRPLQLIQNAAARLVFNQPKRTHVTPLLVTLHWLPIVARIKFKSLTLAYRTLTGSAPSYFSSLITMYIPNRPLRSSEERLLCRPTIHARSNCRSYSSVVPCWWNELPSALRSSNSFGSFKRGLKAYYPCKACYESEPHSVLLGLLPPLLHNKADRGQAELPGQA, from the exons attaggaagatcagaccttatctgacacaagattccactcagcttcttgtacaggcaatggttatctccaagctggactactgtaattctctgttagctggcctacctgcttgtgtattaagaccactacagttgattcagaatgctgcagcacgactggtcttcaatcagccaaagaggacacatgtaacccctctcctagttactctccactggctccctatagtagccagaattaaatttaaatctctcactctggcctataggacactgactggatctgctcccagctacttcagttctttaatcacgatgtacattcccaaccgcccattgcgatcttctgaggagcgtctgttatgtcgaccaaccatacatgctaggtcaaattgtagatcctattcttcagtggttccgtgttggtggaatgagttgcccagtgctctccgttccagcaacagctttggatcttttaagaggggtcttaaggcatat TATCCCTGCAAGGCGTGCTATGAATCTGAACCTCACAGTGTGCTTCTGGGCCTCTTGCCCCCTCTGTTACACAACAAAGCAGACCGGGGCCAAGCAGAGCTTCCAGGCCAGGCGTGA